The Spirochaetae bacterium HGW-Spirochaetae-1 genome includes a region encoding these proteins:
- a CDS encoding NAD(P)H dehydrogenase, which produces MTVLIILAHPEQGSFNHAIAATAATTLKERGYECTVHDLYAEGFDPILPGREIPSDGTVSPDVEIHCRELAQAQGIIFIHPNWWGQPPALLKGWIDRVIRPGLAYEFLEGDGGEGIPRGLLEGKTGMVFNTSNTSTERERDFFGDPLELIWKKCIFEFCGISPSYRTMFSIVVTSTSEERQQWLNEVREAVEQYFPRI; this is translated from the coding sequence ATGACCGTACTGATAATCCTGGCGCACCCGGAACAGGGAAGTTTCAATCATGCCATAGCTGCAACCGCAGCGACAACACTGAAGGAACGGGGATACGAATGTACGGTCCACGATCTTTATGCCGAAGGCTTTGATCCCATCCTTCCCGGCCGTGAGATCCCCAGTGACGGGACTGTTTCACCGGACGTGGAAATCCACTGCAGGGAACTTGCCCAGGCACAGGGAATTATCTTCATCCATCCCAACTGGTGGGGCCAGCCGCCGGCACTGCTAAAGGGATGGATCGACCGGGTGATCAGGCCGGGCCTTGCCTATGAATTCCTGGAAGGCGACGGCGGTGAGGGAATCCCCCGTGGACTCCTGGAAGGTAAAACGGGCATGGTTTTCAACACCTCCAATACCTCCACTGAACGGGAACGTGATTTTTTCGGCGATCCCCTGGAGCTCATATGGAAGAAATGTATTTTTGAATTCTGCGGCATATCACCGTCGTATCGCACGATGTTTTCCATAGTTGTGACCAGCACGAGTGAAGAACGTCAGCAATGGCTAAACGAGGTCCGCGAAGCTGTAGAACAATACTTTCCCCGCATTTAA